TGGCGCTGCCGGAAAGGCCGCGCCAGATATTGCCGCCTCCTACCACGATAGCCACATCCACGCCATGGTCGCGGATGACCTTGATCTGCCTGGCAATATCCTCTACCACTTCAGGATTGATGCCAAAGCCCTGGTCACCAGCCAAGGACTCGCCGGACAATTTCAGAACCACACGTTTATATTTAGCTGTTTCCAAAGCAAACCCTCCATTTATCAAGTTTCACTATCTGCCATTATAACATAAATGTATAGCCTTTTTCCATAAAAAAATAAAGAGGACATCAGTTAAGATGTCCTCTCATAAAAGGGAAGCCCCTTCTTATTTCATCTGTGCAGCAACCTCTGCAGCGAAGTCCTCTTCCTTCTTCTCGATGCCCTCGCCCAGCTGGAAGCGGGTGAAAGCATTGACCTTCTCGCTGCCAAGCACGTCAGCAACGGTCTTGTCGGAATCCTTCACGAAAATCTGCTCGTTCAGGCAGACTTCCTTGTAGAACTTGTTGATGCGGCCCTCAACCATCTTGTCCACGATCTTCTCGGGCTTGCCCTCTTCCAGAGCCTGCTTGCGGAGCACTTCCTTCTCGTGCTCGAGGTCAGCAGCATCTACACCGCTGCGGTCGATAGCGGTGGGGTTGGCAGCTGCAATCTGCATAGCCACATCGTGAGCCAGCTCCTCGCTGCCGCCGGTGAGGTCAACCAGCACGCCAATCTTGCCGCCCATGTGGATGTAGGAAGCAACCTGGCCAGCGCTCTCATAGCGAGCGAAACGACGGAGGGAAATCTTCTCGCCGATGGTAGCAGTAGCCTCGATGAGCAGGTCGGAAACCTTCTTGCCCTCGATCTCGCTGTTGTTCAGAGCATCAACATCGCCGGAAGCAATCTTGGCCTCCACGATGTGCTTGGCAACCTTGGCCACCAGAGCCTTGAACTGGTCGTTGCCAGCAGCGAAGTCGGTCTCGCAGTTGATCTCAACTACGCAGCCGCTCTTGGCATCCTCGGAAACATAAGCACCGACAGCACCCTCTGCAGCCACGCGGCCAGCCTTCTTCTCAGCCTTGGCAATGCCCTTCTCGCGCAGGAAGTCGATGGCCTTTGCCATGTCGCCGCCTACCTCAGTCAGAGCCTTCTTGCAGTCCATCATGCCTGCGCCGGTGGTCTCGCGCAGTTCCTTTACCATAGCAGCAGTAATTGCCATTTATATTTCCTCCTAAAACCTTTTTATAAAATGTGCGTGAGTGAGGGGCACAGATACAGCATAAGCGGAACGTGTGGAATTTTACGATGAGTCTTAGCGAACACAAGCCGAAAGGCGCAGTGGGAGCATAGACTCGATCGTAAAATTCCAAGTGAAGCGTTGCTGTGTCTGTGACCCGAACGCCTTAGAATAAATAACGGGGCAAGGGATAACGATTCCCTTACCCCGTCTAGGTCATTTGTCAAATATCAAGCGATATTACTCAGCAGCCTGAGCCTCGCTAGCATCGGAGCCCTGACGGCCTTCCAGCACAGCGTCAGCCATCTTGGCAGTCAGCAGGCGCACGGCGCGGATAGCGTCGTCGTTGCCGGGGATGACATAATCGATCTCATCAGGATCGCAGTTGGTGTCAACGATAGCCACGATGGGGATGTTCAGCTTGCGAGCCTCAGCCACAGCTATGCGCTCCTTGCGGGGATCAACCACGAAGAGTGCGCCCGGCAGCTTGTTCATCTCTTTGATACCGCCGAGGTAAGTCTCCAGCTTGTTCATCTCATGACGAAGAACCTGGACTTCCTTCTTGGTGAGGACCTCAAAAGTGCCGTCCTCTTCCATAGCCTCCAGCTCCTTGAGGCGTGCAACACGCTTCTGGATGGTCTGGAAGTTGGTCATCATGCCGCCCAGCCAACGCTCGTTGACATAGAACTGGCCTGCACGCTCAGACTCCTCACGGATAGCTTCCTGAGCCTGCTTCTTCGTGCCCACGAAGAGCACGGACTTGCCTTCCTCTGCAACGCTGCGCAGGAAAGCATATGCCTCATCGATCTTCTTCACGGTCTTCTGGAGATCAACGATGTAGATACCGTTGCGCTCGGTGAAGATGTAGC
This genomic interval from Selenomonas sp. AB3002 contains the following:
- the tsf gene encoding translation elongation factor Ts, whose translation is MAITAAMVKELRETTGAGMMDCKKALTEVGGDMAKAIDFLREKGIAKAEKKAGRVAAEGAVGAYVSEDAKSGCVVEINCETDFAAGNDQFKALVAKVAKHIVEAKIASGDVDALNNSEIEGKKVSDLLIEATATIGEKISLRRFARYESAGQVASYIHMGGKIGVLVDLTGGSEELAHDVAMQIAAANPTAIDRSGVDAADLEHEKEVLRKQALEEGKPEKIVDKMVEGRINKFYKEVCLNEQIFVKDSDKTVADVLGSEKVNAFTRFQLGEGIEKKEEDFAAEVAAQMK
- the rpsB gene encoding 30S ribosomal protein S2 translates to MSVISMKQLLEAGVHFGHQTRRWNPKMARYIFTERNGIYIVDLQKTVKKIDEAYAFLRSVAEEGKSVLFVGTKKQAQEAIREESERAGQFYVNERWLGGMMTNFQTIQKRVARLKELEAMEEDGTFEVLTKKEVQVLRHEMNKLETYLGGIKEMNKLPGALFVVDPRKERIAVAEARKLNIPIVAIVDTNCDPDEIDYVIPGNDDAIRAVRLLTAKMADAVLEGRQGSDASEAQAAE